gattagacataGTAGGATCATTcccgagggctgtgggaaacaaaaggtggttgcttgtggggaccgactacttcaccaaatgggtagaggctgagcccttggcaaatattagggatgtcgattccaagaagttcgtctggaaaaacatcatcaccagatttggagtaccacatacactcatttcggacaatggcgttcaatttgatagtagagcttttaggaaatactgtggtgacatgggcatcataaatagatactccattccatcttatcctcagggaaacgggcaggccgaggccgttaacaaagtgaTAGTTAGTGGACTTAAGAAAATGCTGGACAATGCGAAGGGCAAATGGGTAGAGGAACTACCACACGTTTTATGGACGTATTGAACTACGCTGTGCAAATCCACAGGAGAgccattttctatgacttatggggctgaggcagtgatacctttagagttTGGCTTCCCCACGTTGaggacgagtacttttagcccagaaaataacaacggcctcctggagaagagcctagatttagttgaggaacgatgAGAGACAgcaatggtccaaatggcttattatcagcagaagcttaaacgagggtatgatggcCATGTGAAGCTCAGACCACTtgcgcctggggatctggttctgagaaaggttgtaggtactgctagaaacccagcctggggtaaattaggaccgaactgggaaggaccatttCAGATTATTTCTATAGCTGGTATAGgatcatatcgactagctgatctagatgaaagagTTGTACAACGTtcgtggaatgtaaacaaccttcgaagatattattattaataaagggcGCTTTTGTCGTTTgtgatttaaattataaatgtatatggaattatcaattacaactcttgaaatatcaaacagaaactcggtcatgtatggtcctcggactacatacctagtggaaattgatatcttattatttgttaaacagaaccttagttatgccgggtcctcggaccttctactttggggaaattaacatctcaagttattgttatgaaatatcaaacagaaactcggtcatgtatggtcctcggactacatacctagtggaaattgatatcttattatttgttaaacagaaccttagttatgctgggtcctcgggccttctactttggggaaattaacatctcaagttactgttatgaaatatcaaacagaaactttgtcatgtatggtcctcggactacatacctagtggaaattgatatcttattatttgttaaacaaaaccttagttatgccgggtcctcgggccttctactttggggaaattaacatctcaagttactattatgaaatatcaaacagaaactcggtcatgtatggtcctcggactacatacctagtggaaattgacatcttattatttgttaaacagaaccttagttatgccgagtcctcgagccttctactttggggaaattaacatctcaagttactgttatgaaatatcaaacagaaacttggtcatgtatggtcctcggactacatacctacttgaaattgatatcttattatttgttaaacagaaccttagttacatcgggtcctcgggccttctactttggaaaaattaacatcttaagttactgttatgaaatatcaaacagaaacttggttatgtatggtcctcggactacatacctagtgaaaattgatatcttattatttgttaaacagaaccttagttatgccgggtccttgggccttctactttagggaaattaacatctcaagttactgttatgaaatatcaaacagaaactcggtcatgtatggtcctcggactacatacttagtggaaattgatatcttattatttgttaaacagaaccttagttatgccgggtcctcgggccttctactttggggaaattaacatctcaagttactgttatgaaatatcaaacagaaaattggttatgtatggtccttGAACTACATActtagtggaaattgatatctgattgtttgttgaataaaatcGTGGTTAAAATGGAGTCTtaagttatatatctttaagtgttaggcagaaatttgataaggtaggatcctcggaccccacactttactaGAATTAGCATTTCAGATTACAAGTCCTAAGTATTACATGGGTTTGCAAAAGGAGGTACTACTTACCAGCTAAACCAGGTCAGTCTTTGTTAGGTTCTTGAACGCTTTACTTCACAAGGCAAATATGTCTATTGctgtttaaagttttaattgttCAGCTGCTGAAAGTGGACTTATTTATCTCATTCCTTCTTTTGctgtgtgctaatgagaactTTTGTGGTAAGCATAAAGaggaaaagatgaaataaacacaatatagatcaaaatcaaataaaactttctttcattaattatgttgatatatatatctatatatatatatatatatatatatatatatatatatatatatatatatatatatcactacaTGGAAAATTCTAAGTACggggaagaaaaaagaagccctATGCATgaccctaagcttttggaggagggtCTTGTTGAGAAGTGTCGGTAGCCTCGGTGTCTTTTAATTCCGGCTCAAAGGAAGACGAACTTGTTTTCCTTATGCATTGTAGTGGTTGGAGGGATCATAGGTTCTACACTTTGGCTCGGGCCATACCGCACTCGCcactccttccttctctttgttggaaccctgagaaggttctgtaggatctggaatgaGCTGCGGAATCATAAGAGGAAGAGTAGGAGGAATTGTCTTAGGGCGGGGAGCGGCGGCAagagcctcttctatctcccCTGTGTccggggaagccaaatgttctcggacttcctcggctcggaggctgaaggaactctgctacgtttagggcttccctcGGACTTGGCCGGACGGTATTCTCGGCACAcggccgcgaaagcctctgtcagctggtcttccgttgcagctaccccttccttgtaacttGCCTGCTTTGCAGCCTCTAGAGAATGCTTGAAGGTGCTAGCTTCCTCCTTCAgtcgcgcaagctccttctccaagtccgaGCGTTCCTTCTGGGCTTGagagagctcatcatccttttgatgaagaagcttgcgctgcccttctactTGAGTCCTCATCGTTCTCAGATTGGCCTCGGcgccatctctttctctttttaagttgGCCAACTGAGAGGAGAGTCTCTCGTTTTCAGCTAGGGTCTAGCCTaaagacttctcagtctccagacGAATTTCCTGCTCCATTCCGGCcctcttccgagaatcctccatgaACTTCTCAGTGGCGAAGACCTCTTGAACGGCCTGTGACAAAGTACCAGAGGGTTAGGAGTagtaaaacatttacaaatagcCAGATACTATAAAGAACGAAGTATGCGCACGGAGAGAAACATACcagggctaagtccctttttaaagaaaggaacagctgaggctgtctcatcttctccaaggcatccatatccttgggcagcaaaagGGAACGCTCCAACGCTTCAGCCAGATGGTGGGTGTGGCCTTGCTGGAGTGCCCTAATGCTagactggcaagagattggtgcttCGTCCAATCTCAAGTCGAGAGACCGAGTAGCtagtgctcggcgcacctcggccataTCCTAATTTCCCCACTCTCAGGCGGAATgggcacgtcccttgcccttgtccggCCACAAGGGGCTTGTTGTGGCTGCTGTCTGggcttcttctgtttttcgCCACTAGCCTCCTCGGCatcccccttccttttcttctttggctCCTCAACTGGAGGTTTAggatcggctggaggagggggaggtggcaaggtcgggggaacttgggaccttCCCGCTCTTTTTTGGGCGACTCTCTCGCCCCTTTTGGTTAGAAGGCCGCTGAGCACGTCCATCTCTTCCTCCTCGGAATCATCTTCGGGATGGGCAACTATTAAGCCCGCAACTCCGAAGGCCTCGGcaggctcttcttcctcgtcagataACACGACAAACTGGTTCCCTCGGGGTCTTTCaacgtcctcgagttgaaaccggtctatctcgtcgtccaacGTGTGCGAAGAGGATACTTGCTCTTCCGGAATagcagttgcttgagagtgcgtCGAGAGAGGGATCTCCGCGATAGGTTGCGTGTAGAGGatggtgttggggtcgtcggggatgtcgtggtcggcaaGAAAGCGCAGTcttgctacgtttatcctcttacgcctcctatcccccgcgataatcgcgttctctatctcttggaaatcAGAGGATATTGGGTCGTAGCCTAGTATTAAGTGGGCCGCTCTAagttgcaagtcttcactcacaaatacTTTTGAGCGCAGGATGCGATTCAGatcagcaacgttgcagtggctcaaatGAGGGCGCACGAGTTGTTTATCTTCAAGAAAGAATACCAACAAAGCCAAGCACGGTTAGATCTGCAATGCATATGAGAAATCGAATTGGATGATGTGTAAAAGGAAATgaacaaatagaaaattttgaggtTGAAGTACGGGGTAgagaaattaactcctaaagagtcacacctgggtctccccatacgacCGGGCAGTGAGAGCCATCATGctagttgcctgaggcgatgaggtagtcgtccttcatgcctttattagacttgggcagacaggaaatcagcctaactACATTAGACCgtgatttaatgtagtaacctacttttgTAAGTTTGTGACACTTATACATGAAGACGACgtcatgccaagtgaggttcaagcccatctgctcatttagagcgtcgacacttcctaagaccctaaatacattgggtgcgcactGGTCTGGGTACAACTTGTgattgcgaaggtattccctagttacgcttctcatagggagggtcatcccaccttctatgaaggcaatcatggggataatgacctctcccgttttcctagaaTCACCTACAGCTTCTGCCGGACAATTTTTCAAACCcacgtcgctgggaatgtggtatttggccctaaagccttccatcccagcggcggtatcaactaaacacttaaatctacctatctaaaagaaaggaaaaggcaaGTTTCAAGAAGGAATATGGTTAAAAAGGAAGTCGAGGacagaatccgaggagaaaaaggtagagaaagtAAGGACTTACAAGTTTGCAattatgcgagtttccacgggtttctgaagagaaaagatgatgattgacgctttgatgtgattgaattctgaagaaatgaatgagggcGCAGTTTTCCAAACGtcatgacgtgcgggaggcaGCCTCGAAGTTGGATTTTTCCCGCCGAAATTTTCAGGAGGTGATGAGGatcgttggatgttcatctcaccgttgaacgtggggaacaggtgtaacttgcagtcataaatgcgcgcgttctggAAATCGAAGCGCTAAACGGCATTTTTAGGAATGAAACGACCCCCACACGCATGGTGATGTACGAAACGTGTGGAGGGAgctctggtcggatcaaaaccctatttttctcctcggatgaggaaaaataaagttttgaggggctattgtggggactaaaaggacctaagtaagtgtttgggcattgggctttgttgatgggcgctagtttgtttagactaaaagcctcttagaATCGTaactcggcccatgagtcgagagtccgaggattcgtccgaggacgaatatctcTTCGGACAGACCCatgatgaccctgggattcgccagaAAGATAAATGTAGGGTTACgtaaaaaccgttggttaaaagggggacttAGGCgccctccagacgcaacggtgtgagggaaatatcttatgaaaaggctgctacctccacattaaagaccctacacctacctccctggccgcattaatgggggagtgacccctgaatagtagaagtcagccttcttgctgtTATTTAAAGACTCCCAGAAGGTGATAGATGGGACAGATggctaatagggtgatttgtgtgacacgtggataaagaaggaagaagaagaagtatttaaggaggaaagagggcAAAGAAAGTGGAGGAGACGAATATGAAGAATTGTGccatttgagaaagaaaaagacaaataatatataatttgtcttcggcttacgtccgaggaggtttattttgcccagtttgtcttttatttgcaaGCACTGTAATATTTTAGCTTGTTCATCAAGTTTggaatatcactaaactagattgcgagcccacactctacaaatttcattgtttaagattcattgggcctgagcccacatgtgtttttgggtccagacACAATTGAGCGCTTACAATACATCTTTTTACACTTAACATTCTATATACTCTAAGAATACACACTTACCTCCCTAAACTATGAGCATGCATATTTACTTCTTTAAACTAATATGAGGTAAATGTGGATTTTCATAATTTAGGGAGCAAATGTTATGTGTGTAATAATTTAGTTAAAGTGAAattacaatataaataaataaaactaaatgaattctagttaactcaattggtaaaatttctaattaagAGAATGACTCAAATCCTACCTACTAGATGGATTCAAATCACCTTGTAGCTATccaaaaatacatttaatatAATCATCCTTACCCTTCATTCTTTATCTAGAAATCTCTATTCTAAAGTTCCGTTGGATACTCCATGCCTTTGGtgttttttgcattattttttttgttattccaGCTTCTCCTGCATTGTTCATAGGACATGAACATTGCAATAAGGCTTATGAACAGTACCAAGCatgtgaacagtaatttttttaattaattttagttttcagactttaatttttagcagactttaatttttagcaaaataagtgatATCTAAATCacctttaaaaggaaaaaaaaaaaaaaaaacttttaaacccATCCCTTTTAGAAAAAGTATGAAGGGTGCAATACACGCACTAGAACACAGAAAAAGGGAATGGTCTTCACAACTGTTCACACACCACGACCTTGATCAACAAGTAACTACCTTTTTCTTGTATATAGTCTCCCATCAGTCACCGCGCCTCTGCGTATTCTTCACTCTGATACTCACACTCTTAGAATACCTTTCGTTATTTTCACAATCATGGCTATGAGCATTTTCGACCACGAAGTGAACCAAGACACCCATGACCTCTTCGAAGTAACGCTCGAGTCCGACCACATCCAGACCCTCGTCACCCACACTCCCCAAATGGTCGACTCCTGGATCTCCGACATCTACCGCATCCACCGCCGCCGTCTCCACCGCCTCATCGTCGGCCTCGACGTCGAGTGGCGACCCAGTTTCAACCGCAACATCGAAAACCCAGTTGCCACTCTCCAACTCTGCGTGGGTCGACGCTGCCTCATCTTCCAACTCATCTACGCCACTCACTTCCCCAACTCGCTCATCGAGTTTCTCGGCGACGAGGTTTTCACTTTTGTGGGAGTTGGGATTGAGAGCGATGTGGAGAAACTGTTGGATGATTATGATTTGAAAGTTGGGAATGTGGTTGACCTGCGTGGACTCGCTGTGGACCGGTTGGGGAACAGGGATTTGAAGAATGCTGGGTTGAAGGGTTTGGCTCGAGCTGTGCTTGGACTCGAGGTGCATAAGCCAAGGCATGTGACTTTGAGTCGGTGGGACAATGAGTGGCTCGAGTATAATCAGATTCAGTATGCTTGTGTTGATGCTTTCCTGTCTTTTGAGATTGGCAGGAGCTTGAATGCTGCCTagtttgattttggtttaggTTTGTTGGGGTTCTTGACTATGGAATTTGGGatggtgggttttggttggATTAGTATGGGTAGTACATATAATGCCCAATTAGTATGGATTTGGCACTTGTTTGATACTTGATTGCATGTTATGTTTCATATGAAATGGTACATATAATGCTAATGGAACTTTTATGTCTTCTTCATGTGTTTTGGcattatgatgttgtttaattgtGGGGATTTATTTTGTGATTGTGGTGTATCAGTGTCCCTTTTGACATTATTTCTTTTGCTTGCATTTGGAAAATCTCTTAGGGTTCATttgtagttttgttttgttttttttttgtttttttgttttttttttttgtttatatgtaGGATTCGTTTATAGTTTTGAATGCCTTACTCAACTTAGGCTTGATGAAGAATTTTTGTAGATTAGGCTTGATGAAGAATTTTTGTAGATTTGTCAATTTCTTATGTGTAGCATTTGATTGGGGGAGATGTGATTAATTTTAGTAGTGAGTTTCTGTATGTGTTTAGGGATGGGCATACATGGCTTGGTGTTTGTATCCATTAGCTGTGCTTGTAGTGGAGGAGGTGAATGTAGTCTTGTCGTATCTTATGGGTGGAAAGGTGATGTAGATTGTAGAAATACCTCCTTTACATTCCTGCAGAAACTGTGAGGATTAATGTTAGTAGGTGTCATTAAATCAAGATTTaagttgataatatttttttcccaatcACTTATCAGTAACCTTAATTGGAGAAGGTATTACAGTTCAGTTAATGATTGAATTTCTGTATTAGTATAAGTGGGTAGACATGGTGCTTTTTAATGCTGGCTTATCCAAAGATTAGTGGGTGGTGCTTGCAGTGAAAGTGATGTAGCAGTAGATAAAAGGAGTTGAGTTGGCACGCTGTGTATGGCAGGGATTGATGGGTTGGTGTTGATGTTGGTAGTGGCAGCATTTGTTTTGCTCTGATGGTTAGCTTCATTTCGGAAAGTTAATGAATAAACCCTCTTAGGTTATACTAAGTAATATTGGGCCCAACAACATTTTTATGAACTAAAATGTCTGTAGTATGAGGAATTTTTTGGCTGTTTGAGGCAAATTCAGAAATTGGTCATTAAGTTAGTAGCATAAATAAGTTGGGTTTAGGAAATTTGATTACTCAAAAGACTGCAGGGTCTATTTTTGGTAGATTCAATCAGTTGGATATTTTTCTTATCTAATGTCTTTGATGTCAGTGAGCCTGTTCTCACCAGTTGGTGATTCTGAAGATGTCTTACCATTTATTTGTATAAGAGTTTATCATTATAGTGGGCACTTTTTTCATTGAGGTAAACAAAATAAAGTAGTGTTTGTTGTTGCATATCAAGAGCCTTGGTCTGAACTAGCCTGCTCGAAAACTGAAGCTCTGTGGGAAACCTAGGGGTCGGACCATGCTTCTTATGCACAATCTGGCTAATACTAGAACT
This genomic stretch from Castanea sativa cultivar Marrone di Chiusa Pesio chromosome 9, ASM4071231v1 harbors:
- the LOC142609922 gene encoding 3'-5' exonuclease-like produces the protein MAMSIFDHEVNQDTHDLFEVTLESDHIQTLVTHTPQMVDSWISDIYRIHRRRLHRLIVGLDVEWRPSFNRNIENPVATLQLCVGRRCLIFQLIYATHFPNSLIEFLGDEVFTFVGVGIESDVEKLLDDYDLKVGNVVDLRGLAVDRLGNRDLKNAGLKGLARAVLGLEVHKPRHVTLSRWDNEWLEYNQIQYACVDAFLSFEIGRSLNAA